A genome region from Sphaeramia orbicularis chromosome 19, fSphaOr1.1, whole genome shotgun sequence includes the following:
- the LOC115410424 gene encoding uncharacterized protein LOC115410424, producing MTPQKKKESAPMCGGLIPLPQKQCPSSSCFVLSCSRRRFSPGSPEETTQNASAAAGCSVLSVFRSVFPANQEPQHSTCTTRTHTNLHPRLCLSTALVATATQLIQEDVTLTRRVGQSVSFSCRGTEECDGSVTYWYQKKDTETFERILYIWRNSGSIYKYNHPQTADFSSVDKGKGYELQIQTVGPSHSASYYCACWKYDSSTHSEKRLLKSVQKPPDAQTSTSVSDTNRTGNHGNHPIVQLHLTHKPTDLRTL from the exons atgacaccacagaagaagaaggagtctGCGCCCATGTGTGGAGGACTCATTCCACTCCCACAGAAACAG TGTCCCAGCTCGTCCTGCTTTGTCCTCAGCTGCAGCAGACGCCGCTTCTCCCCAGGTTCACCAGAGGAAACCACACAAAATGCTTCTGCTGCCGCCGGCTGCTCTGTGCTGTCTGTGTTCAGGTCAGTGTTTCCAGCCAATCAGGAGCCACAACACTCTACCTgtacaacacgcacacacactaacCTTCATCCACGCCTCTGTTTGTCTACAGCGCTGGTCGCCAcggcaacacagctgattcaggaGGATGTAACACTGACCAGGAGAGTCGGTCAAAGTGTCTCCTTCAGCTGTAGAGGAACTGAGGAGTGTGATGGCAGTGTTACATACTGGTACCAGAAGAAAGACACAGAAACATTTGAACGGATTCTCTACATTTGGAGGAATAGTGGTTCCATTTACAAATATAATCATCCTCAGACAGCTGACTTCTCATCTGTAGATAAAGGTAAAGGTTATGAGTTGCAGATCCAGACAGTTGGACCCTCTCATTCAGCCTCATACTACTGCGCCTGTTGGAAGTATGACAGTTCTACCCACAGTGAGAAAAGACTCCTGAAGTCTGTACAAAAACCTCCAGATGCACAAACATCAACCAGCGTTAGTGACACCAACAGAACAGGAAACCACGGCAACCATCCCATAGTTCAGCTCCATCTCACACACAAACCAACTGATCTGAGGACACTTTGA